A single window of Balaenoptera ricei isolate mBalRic1 chromosome 15, mBalRic1.hap2, whole genome shotgun sequence DNA harbors:
- the LOC132348743 gene encoding peroxiredoxin-1-like has product MSSGNAKIGHRAHQFKATAVMPDGQFKDISLSDYKGKYVVFFFYPLDFTFVCPTEITAFSDRAEEFKKLNCQVIGASVDCHFCHLAWIYTPKKQGGLGPVNIPLISDPKRIIAQDYGVLKADEGISFRGLFNIDDKGILRQITINDLPVGRSVEETLRLVQAFQFTDKHGEVCPAGWKPGSDTIEPDVQKSKEYFSKQK; this is encoded by the coding sequence ATGTCTTCAGGAAATGCCAAAATTGGGCACCGTGCCCACCAGTTCAAAGCAACTGCTGTAATGCCAGATGGTCAGTTCAAAGATATCAGCCTATCTGACTACAAAGGAAAATATGTTGTGTTCTTCTTTTACCCTCTTGACTTCACCTTTGTGTGCCCCACGGAGATCACTGCTTTCAGTGATAGGGCAGAAGAATTTAAGAAACTCAACTGCCAAGTGATTGGTGCTTCTGTGGATTGTCACTTCTGTCACCTGGCATGGATCTACACACCCAAGAAACAAGGAGGACTGGGACCCGTGAACATTCCCTTGATATCAGACCCCAAGCGCATCATTGCTCAGGACTATGGGGTCTTAAAGGCCGATGAAGGCATCTCATTCAGGGGCCTTTTTAATATTGATGATAAAGGTATCCTTCGACAGATCACCATAAATGACCTTCCTGTTGGCCGTTCTGTGGAGGAGACACTGAGACTAGTTCAGGCTTTCCAGTTTACTGACAAACATGGGGAAGTGTGCCCAGCTGGCTGGAAGCCTGGCAGTGATACCATCGAGCCTGATGTCCAGAAGAGCAAAGAATATTTCTCTAAGCAGAAGTGA